From Microtus ochrogaster isolate Prairie Vole_2 unplaced genomic scaffold, MicOch1.0 UNK80, whole genome shotgun sequence, a single genomic window includes:
- the LOC101987955 gene encoding polyadenylate-binding protein 2 isoform X1: protein MAAAAAAAAAAGAAGGRGSGPGRRRHLVPGAGGEAGEGDPGGAGDYGNGLESEELEPGELLPEPEPEEEPPRPRAPPGAPGPGPGSGAPGSQEEEEEPGLVEADPGDGAIEDPELEAIKARVREMEEEAEKLKELQNEVEKQMNMSPPPGNAGPVIMSLEEKMEADARSIYVGNVDYGATAEELEAHFHGCGSVNRVTILCDKFSGHPKGFAYIEFSDKESVRTSLALDESLFRGRQIKVIPKRTNRPGISTTDRGFPRARYRARTTNYNNSRSRFYSGFNSRPRGRVYRGRARATSWYSPY from the exons atggcggcggcagcggcggcggcagcagcagcgggGGCTGCGGGCGGTCGGGGCTCCGGGCCGGGGCGGCGGCGCCATCTTGTGCCCGGGGCCGGTGGGGAGGCCGGGGAGGGGGACCCGGGGGGCGCAGGGGACTACGGGAACGGCCTGGAGTCTGAGGAGCTGGAGCCTGGAGAGCTGCTGCCAGAGCCCGAGCCCGAAGAGGAGCCGCCCCGGCCCCGTGCCCCCCCCGGAGCTCCGGGTCCTGGGCCCGGCTCGGGAGCCCCCGGcagccaggaggaggaggaagagccgGGACTGGTCGAGGCCGACCCCGGGGACGGCGCCATTGAGGACCCG GAGCTAGAAGCGATCAAAGCTCGAgtcagagagatggaggaagaggctgAGAAGCTAAAGGAGCTACAAAACGAGGTAGAGAAGCAGATGAATATGAGTCCACCCCCAGGCAATG ctgGCCCAGTGATCATGTCTCTTGAGGAGAAGATGGAGGCTGATGCTCGTTCTATCTATGTTGGCAAT GTGGACTATGGTGCAACAGCAGAAGAGCTGGAAGCTCACTTTCATGGCTGTGGTTCAGTCAACCGTGTTACTATACTCTGTGACAAATTCAGTGGCCATCCCAAAGG GTTTGCGTATATAGAGTTCTCAGACAAAGAGTCAGTGAGGACTTCCCTGGCTTTAGATGAGTCCCTgttcagaggaagacagatcaAG GTGATTCCCAAACGAACCAACAGACCAGGCATCAGCACAACAGACCGGGGTTTCCCACGTGCCCGATACCGTGCCCGGACTACCAATTACAACAACTCCCGATCTCGATTCTACAGTGGTTTTAACAGCAGGCCCCGGGGTCGAGTCTACAG ggGCCGGGCTAGAGCGACATCATGGTATTCCCCTTACTAA